A genomic segment from Pseudorca crassidens isolate mPseCra1 chromosome 4, mPseCra1.hap1, whole genome shotgun sequence encodes:
- the GPRIN3 gene encoding G protein-regulated inducer of neurite outgrowth 3, which produces MGTVPDPLRSAKTSLIAASGKEEDLGEVQAASPQPQPAVLGRNTNGLSGTPAEPDLSPRTAAEALMQASEDEAAQPAMSSAGIVNEVGKASPTFNSPGNTQLPGSREPAAPAPCSAAGKDLIHVAFTIPANQHTHPAIPGDQPNSSLPSGPEDTLVKSQRTADGEQAEKSSCPVGGIRGKDQVPAYSPSQETIQGMVQPADTAAKAFSPASAPVGGPEGARQQTVCDSQTRSCESPAREVRCSENRPPSPTTSDPQAVTSVAPQSSHLPSEGSVFPSDPEKMLPPAQPQGARFREVSTMTSQAENEIKEVPPRAQQDAEVQAVASVESRSVSTSPSILTAFLKETPAPEQFEQEQLRVVCRDSGRVSHTVELSASTPAPREAGQCLGITPEVHIQSAAAVSAAFRGEGKSASLPAEVLKTSSIHVASSNAQATCKEDGRSAGMTQVGQEPASRQLLGTNSTSLKASLSDQISISAGCQAETSHGLGKFETKPSEFAAEATNGHKPDPDWKLSNSCGPASRADQSGNSDLTNQGDTREKKLASPQIVREQESSGTDILDPRARAEAKTVLLNPKSQESRGTASAASPTPSPVRRSQEGGVEENRQPKTATSLSLPSDSMGDSSPGSGKRTPSRSVKASPRRASRVSEFLKEQKLNVTAAAAQVGLTPGEKKKHLGADARLQLKQSKRVRDVVWDEQGMTWEVYGASLDPESLGVAIQNHLQRQIREHEKLIKSQSSQSRRSISSDTSSNKKLKGRQPSVFQSMMQNFRRPNCCIRPAPSSVLD; this is translated from the coding sequence ATGGGGACTGTACCTGACCCTCTGCGATCGGCTAAAACTTCCCTGATTGCAGCTTCTGGAAAAGAAGAGGACCTGGGAGAGGTTCAGGCTGCTTCACCTCAGCCTCAACCAGCCGTCCTGGGTAGGAACACCAATGGCCTTTCTGGCACTCCTGCAGAGCCAGACCTCAGTCCCAGGACAGCTGCTGAGGCCCTGATGCAGGCCAGTGAGGATGAGGCCGCGCAGCCAGCCATGTCGTCTGCTGGCATTGTCAATGAGGTGGGGAAGGCATCGCCCACGTTCAACTCTCCTGGCAATACCCAGCTGCCAGGGAGCAGGGAGCCCGCAGCGCCAGCCCCGTGTTCTGCGGCAGGAAAGGATCTGATACACGTAGCATTCACCATACCAGCCAATCAGCACACCCACCCGGCCATCCCAGGGGACCAGCCCAACTCCAGCCTCCCATCAGGACCTGAAGACACCCTGGTGAAATCACAGAGAACTGCAGACGGAGAGCAAGCTGAGAAGTCAAGTTGTCCGGTGGGAGGGATCCGTGGCAAAGATCAGGTGCCCGCTTATTCTCCTTCTCAAGAAACAATCCAGGGAATGGTGCAACCTGCAGATACAGCAGCCAAGGCGTTCAGTCCCGCCTCTGCTCCTGTAGGTGGACCTGAAGGGGCAAGGCAGCAAACCGTCTGCGATTCCCAGACAAGGTCCTGTGAATCTCCAGCCAGAGAAGTTAGATGTTCGGAGAACAGACCACCCTCTCCCACGACCTCAGACCCCCAGGCCGTGACTTCGGTGGCACCCCAATCATCCCACCTCCCTAGCGAAGGGTCGGTGTTTCCTTCGGATCCAGAGAAGATGCTGCCGCCAGCACAGCCTCAGGGGGCAAGGTTCAGAGAAGTGAGTACGATGACCAGCCAAGCTGAAAATGAGATCAAGGAGGTCCCCCCCAGGGCTCAGCAAGATGCTGAGGTGCAGGCGGTGGCCAGTGTCGAGAGCAGATCAGTGTCTACCAGCCCCAGCATTCTCACTGCGTTCTTAAAGGAAACCCCCGCTCCAGAGCAGTTCGAACAGGAGCAGCTGCGTGTCGTCTGCCGCGACAGTGGCCGCGTAAGCCACACGGTGGAGCTGTCTGCAAGCACCCCAGCCCCCCGGGAGGCGGGTCAGTGCCTTGGCATCACGCCAGAGGTGCACATCCAGTCAGCTGCAGCTGTTTCTGCAGCTTTCCGGGGGGAAGGTAAATCAGCGAGCCTACCGGCTGAGGTCCTTAAAACCTCATCAATCCACGTGGCATCCAGTAACGCTCAGGCTACATGTAAAGAAGATGGGAGGTCAGCGGGAATGACCCAGGTGGGGCAAGAGCCCGCCTCTAGACAGCTTTTGGGTACTAATTCTACCTCCCTGAAAGCTAGCCTCAGTGACCAGATTTCTATCAGTGCAGGATGTCAAGCGGAAACAAGTCACGGATTAGGGAAATTTGAAACGAAGCCATCTGAGTTTGCAGCGGAAGCCACCAATGGCCACAAACCGGACCCAGACTGGAAACTCTCCAATTCTTGTGGCCCTGCCAGCAGAGCTGACCAGTCTGGGAACTCGGATCTCACGAATCAAGGGGACACAAGAGAGAAGAAGCTTGCATCTCCTCAGATAGTAAGAGAACAAGAATCTTCTGGCACCGATATCCTGGACCCGAGGGCAAGGGCAGAGGCCAAAACTGTACTGCTCAATCCTAAATCCCAAGAAAGTAGAGGCACCGCCTCAGCTGCCAGCCCTACACCCTCCCCAGTTAGGAGGAGCCAGGAGGGCGGCGTGGAAGAAAACAGACAGCCCAAGACAGCCACCAGCCTAAGCCTGCCGTCTGATTCCATGGGGGACTCCAGTCCCGGTTCTGGCAAGAGAACCCCTTCTCGCTCCGTCAAAGCCAGTCCCCGCCGGGCCAGCCGGGTCAGCGAGTTCCTCAAGGAGCAGAAGTTAAACGTGACGGCAGCTGCCGCCCAGGTGGGACTCACTCcgggagagaagaaaaagcaccTGGGTGCTGACGCCAGGCTGCAGTTGAAACAGTCCAAGCGTGTCCGGGACGTGGTGTGGGACGAGCAGGGCATGACCTGGGAGGTGTACGGCGCTTCCCTGGACCCAGAGTCCCTGGGCGTCGCCATCCAGAACCATTTACAACGACAAATCAGGGAACACGAGAAATTAATCAAATCTCAAAGCAGCCAGAGCCGGAGATCCATCTCCTCGGATACTTCTTCCAATAAAAAGCTCAAAGGCAGGCAGCCCAGTGTTTTCCAGTCCATGATGCAGAACTTCCGACGGCCCAACTGCTGCATTCGTCCTGCTCCTTCTTCTGTATTAGATTGA